GTCGCGAGCCCACCGGAGACGTGATTTCGCCTCAGTAGACCGATTCGGATGCGGTCGAGCGGCGACTTATCGAGCAGCCCTGCTGATGAATACGCGCGCTACATCCGGAAGAATTGCCGAAACCAACCAAACCACTGTCAGAAGCTGTGCGCTGAACGTAGAGACTGAATCTACGAAACGCTTTCTGCTGTCTGGTTTGTAGTCAAGGTATGTCCACGACTGTCACAACCCCAGACGCGGACGAGACGTGTGAGTACTGTGGGTCGCGTATTTTCGACCACGACCCGATTTGCGTCCGTAACTGTACCGACGATTGCGGATCGCCGCTATACTTCTGTAACTACGCTTGTCTCTCGACGTACATCGCCGAAAACGACCTGACTACTGGCAACGCTTGTGAATGGTCGCCTGATGAAAGTGACTGTTGGTAAGTAGGCCCCCTGTACTGAACGGATTCTCTCCTGTTGACCAGCTATCGACTCGTGCTACGTTCGCGCCCTCTGTTCGGCATGCGATTTCTATCATGTTTTGTATATTTCAATAGACCGTCGCGGTCTACAGATGAGCAAGGCGAGTGTCTCGGGGCTTGACTCCGAGGCGGTTCACTCTCTGACTCGAAGAACACGACTGACCCGTCCTAGGAACGTACTGTCTTCGTTTCTCGACAGCGACGATTTCCCGCTCAGGAACCGACGTAGCGTATGAACGATCACAGTTCTCCTGTCGATTCTCTCGACGACGAAGACGAAGAGGTCGCTGCCGAATTCGCTCACGATGCAGAAGCGCTCCTATCGACGATTCCCCACTACTACCGGGGAGAGGTCAGCCAGGCGAACAACGCCCAGAATCGAATCGATCAGACGACTAACTGGGTCGTCACGATAATCGCAGCACTCCTCTCGGTCGTGTTTGCCGGCCCGGGCATCTCCCCGAACCTGCTGCTCGTCGGTATCGTGATCCTGGCTATCTTTCTCAGCTACGAAGCTCGGCGATATCGCTTCTACGACCTCTACCGAAGCCGAGTACGAATCGTTCAACAGAACGTCTTCGCGAACGCGTTAGATCCTAAAGGAGTAGAACACTCGGAGTGGCGCGAGGAACTGGGTAGAGATCTTCGCTATCCGACGTTCAAAGTGACGATGCTCGAGGCCCTCTCGCGACGCATTCGTCGAATATACGGTCTCCTGTTCGTCATCGTCGGCATCACATGGGTCGTCAAGGTCACTATTTTGACACCTGAAGCGGCGTGGTTCGACGACGGAGCGTTGCCGGGAATACCGGGAACGGTCGTTGCGGCCGTACTTTTGGTCGTGTATCTCTGTCTCGCGGTTGTCGCGTTCTGGCCGAACGCCCGTGAAGCGGCAGGGGAGATATACGGAGAAGAGCCGGGGAAGTGGAAACGTGATTGATATCCTCCCTGCCACGATGCGAGGGTTTAGTTCATACTTCGCCGCGGGAGACGTTCAAAGAGAGATTGGCATCACTCGATTTTCCCGACGACGAACCGCTGGCCTTCGATATCTTCGACCAGCGCGCCCCACCCGCCGACGCTGACGACTTCGTCGCCGGTGTCGAGTTCGAGCGTCGCCGCCTCGACAAAACTCGACAGTAGCGGTCCGGCGTCCCCATCGCCGGCGACGTAGTTCACATCGGCTACGCGGCCAGTGAGTTCCCGTTTTTGCCGTCCGGTACGGTCCTGTCCGGTCACGGTGAGCGTCACCTTGCGGCCGGCCTCCACATCATCGTGGATGTCGCGGATGCACTCGCGGATGTTCGTGTAGGTCGCGGGCAACGAGCCGTCGCGCGCGGAGTACAGCGGTTCCCACGTCTCCCAAAACGCTGTCTGGAAGTGCGAGTCGAAGACGCGCGACAGCGAGTAGTCGTTGACGAGCACGCCGTACTCGTGATTCGGATGCAGCGGCGCTTCGGGCGCGAAGCAGACGTGGATACGGTCGGCGAGGACGAGAAACGGCGTCGGTAAGGTTCGAAGACGAACTTCGGTTGCCACGCCCGCGAAGGCGAACTCGCGTTCGTCGACGCTGTCGCCGGATGACTCGGGCGTCAGCGTGAGTTTGACGACGACCCCGCGGTCGACGGCCGCCGACAGCACGTCGCGGAATAGGTCGAACTGCGCGGGCGTCAGCGCCAACTGGAGTTCGTTCTCGGCGTCCTCGATGGCCTCGCGCGCACGGTCGAAGATAGAAGAGAGAGGCTTGAGCACGCTGACGCGGTGGTTCTCGACCGTCGGACGCTCCCAGCGATCTCGAATCTCCGCGGCCGCGTTCGTCACCGTCTCCGCGTACGCCTGTAGGTCGCCGACGACCGCCGAGGGGTCGTGCGCGCGGGCGTGCAGGCTCCCCTGTTGGTACGTCTCGATGTAGCCATCGCTCTCGAGGTTGCGAAGGACGTCGTAGATGCGCGCCTGCGGGACGCCGCAGGCGTCGGCTATCTCGGTCGCGGGGGCGCTGCCGAGTTCGACCGTCGCGATGTAGGCGTCCGCCTCGTACTGGGTGAGTCCGGTCCGCTCTAACGTCGAGCGGAGTTGGTCGGTGTCCATGCTCGGATACCGAATAGAGGGAGTCCGGACGGTTTCGGCGTTTCGGTGTTCCGACGGACGAGCGATAGCTCGCCTACGACGCCGCGCGACGAGTTCGGTTCAAGTGACTCTGGTGAATCCCGCACGCGGAGATAGGTTTCAGAAGCCGTGCTGAACACAGGTGGAAACGCTTCGTCCGAGATGGATTCGTTATCTACGACGACGGACGTTCTTCGAGGTCAGCACCGGCGACCGTTGTCACTCCTTTACACCACAGAAAGTACTTGTAACCAGAATTAAAAATCGACTCGTGGTCTCCCGTCGTTCCCTCCTCCAAAGCGGAGTCGTTGCTGGTCTCGTCGGTCTCTCCGGTTGTACTACACTGTCACCCTCGCCGGTCGACACGGTATGGCGTTACGAACTCGGACGGGCTATCGGTGGCAAGCCGTTCCAGATTCAGCCCACCGTGTTAGACGATTCGATTGTAGTCAACGACTTCCATACGGTCGCAGTCTTAGAGACAGATGGGGTCGAGCGGTGGAGTCACGAGTATGAACCGACGTCGGTCAACGGAAATGAAAGACGGTATGACAACTATCTAGTCACAGGTGTCGGCGCCGACAGTGAGCGCGTCTATGTTCCCGAAGCTGAGGGACTTACTGCGTTCGATATCGACGACGGTGACCGTCTGTGGCAGAGCGAGGCCCGCCCACCCGACGGCGTATCACTCCTCGCCACCGAATCGACCGTCTTCAGTGCCGGTATAGCGTTCGAGCCAGACACCGGCGAGGAACGCTGGGATGTCGAACGGTTGATCGAGGGACCGGGACCGCTCATAACCGACGGCAGGGCCCTCTTCGGAGATCTTCAGGGTCGCCTCCACGTGATCGATATCGAGAGTGGTGACCATCACTGGCGATTTGATATCCTGGAAGACTGGATACAGTGTCGGCCAGCTACAGACGGCGAGACGATATTTTTCGGAAGCGGAACCACAGACCTCGAAGAAGGCCGTTGCTATGCGTTCTCGGATACCGGCGACCGTCGCTGGATGCGATCACTCGATGCGGCAGTACACTCGACGCTATCGGTGGTTGACGGTCGCCTCTTTGTTGCGACCCACCGCGGCAGTGTGTACGCACTCGATTCGGACGATGGGACCGAACTGTGGAAATTCACCGGTCAAAATACGCTCAATTCGCTCTTTGGCAGACGGTCGATGACGAGCATGCAGGCGGACTTCTCTCCGACCGTAGTGAACGACAAACTGTACGTCGTCGACCCCAACGGGACGCTTTCAGTGCTGGACGCGGCCACGGGCGAGCGGCACAACCGCTACGAGGCTCCCTCGAACGGCTTCAGAACGGCACCCATAGTTGACGGTGACCGACTGTATCTCCGTACGCCGACCGACCTGTTCGCTGTTGAGCGCCCCTTAGACTGACGATTTACACGCCGCCGAGCCACGGCAGAAACGCCGCGGCGAGGTAGCCGTACCACTGAATCGCCCACGAGATGCCGAGCCAAAGCAGTCCCCACGGTGCCGAAAATCCGACTGGCCGGACAGGCCACTCCGCGCCAGGGTTCGTCTGTCTGCGCGGATAGACGTAATCAGCCAAGAAATGCAAGCCCATCCCGAGCGCGAGGAAGTGAATCGCCGTCGCCACCGAGGGAACCGCCGACAGCACGTCGAGACGCAGCGCCGCTTGATACAGGAGCGTCGGGAAGAGAAACGTGTGGAGTAGCCACGAGCGGTGGGTGTCTGCTCGGAAGGCGTCCAGTACAGGCAGCAACACGCCAACGACCAGCGGAACGGCGACGATGGGATGAGACCCGAACGCGACGGCGAGAAACGCCACCGGGATGGCGCTGGCGACGTGGAGTTCTCGGCTGGTCACACGAGTTCACCCCGATACGCGAGGACGATTCGCTCGGCGCCCTCCCCGGTGGTCTCATCGAAGGAAACGACTTCCAGGAGCGCTAACAGCCCTGGCAGGAGCAACACGACCGCGATTCCGACTGCGATGCAGAGTCCGAGCAACAGCGCAGCGAAACAGCACTGCAGGACGCTGAACGACGGCGTCTCCAGTAGGTGGTAGGCTGCATCTCGGAGCGCCGTCGTCGCCGACGGGCCGTCTGTCTCCTCCGGTGCGCGGGCAATCAGCGACGCGGCCCGAAAGAGGATGACGACGACGATTACGACGGCGTACAGTCCGGCCAGCGCGCCGAGCAGGAACGTCGGCCGACGGACCGCGAGCGCGATAGTCGAGTAGGCGTACGTCGTCGCGACGACGGCGAGCGCGAGAAGGCTGAACGGGAGGCCGCGCCGGAGATTAGCCCGAAACGACTCACGAAACGCGGCCAGCCGTGCCCGTTCGCTCACTGAGTGTCACAGAGCCTCGCCCTCGACGACGTCCGTCAGCGTCTCGACGAGCGCTAGCAGTGCCGCCCCGAGCGTGAGAAGGTGGAGCGAGGCCAACGACGTAGCGACGCTCAGCGCGACGACGGTCACGAGGTCGGAGTACGCCGCGCGGCCGAACGCTGCGATGGCCGCTATCGGGTCGAGGCGCTCCGTCTCGTCGGTCGTCGAACGCATCGCTCTTGTGGGCGCACGCCGGACGCAAAAGCGCTCCGGTAGTACACTATTCCGGTAGTTTCTACGCCGCGTTCCGTGACGACTGTTACGGCCACCACCGGCAAGAACCCCCCACTGGCGTGGCTCTTTGAGGTCTATTTGCTAAGAGGTGGTATGGACACCAGTAACCTCGACAGTTTCACTTCACGCCGGTCGACCGTCTACGGTCGCCGCGGCGTGGTTTCCACGAGCCAACCGCTCGCCGCGCAGGCGGGTATCACCACACTCCAAGAGGGCGGCAACGCCTTCGACGCGGCCGTCGCCACCGCAGCAGCGCTGAACGTCGTCGAACCCACCTCGACGGGTCTCGGCGGCGACGTGTTCGCGCTCTACCGCACCGCCGACGACGAGGTCGGCGCGATGCGCTCCTGCGGCGGCGCGCCTTCGGGCACGAGCATCGAGAAGGTCCGCGAAGCCATCTCCGAGGCCGACGAGGAGACGCGTTCGTCGTGGTATCCGGCGTCGCGCGGCTACGCCGTCGACTCCGCAGAGGACGCCGGGATGCCGTTTCTCGGCCCGCACGCGGTCACTGTTCCCGGGACAGCCCGCGGGTGGGAGACGACTGTCGAAGAACTCGGTCGGCTGACGCTCGGCGAGGTGCTGCAGCCGGCCATCGAGTACGCCAACAACGGCTACCCGGTCACCGAAGTCGTCTCCGCGCAGTGGCAGCACGGCGAGGAGCTGTTCAAATCGGAGCACGCCCGTGACGCCTACCTCTTCGACGGGAAAGCACCCGAGACGGGCGATATGGCGTCGTTGCCGAAACTCGGCGCGACGATGGAGCGCATCGCCGAGGAGGGCGCGGACGTCGTCTACGAGGGCGACATCGCCGAAACCATCGCGAGCGAGATTCAGGACCTCGGCGGCTTCATGACCGTCGACGACCTCGCGGACTTCGAACCGGAGTTCATCGACCCCGTCTCGACGACGTACAACGGCGCGGAGATATACGAACTGCCGCCGAACAACCAGGGACTAATCGCACTGGAAGCGCTCAACATCGCCGAGGAACTCGGCGCATCCGAGCACCCGCTCGACTCTGCAGAACGCGTCCACTACTTCGCGGAGGCGATGAAGCTCGCGTTCCACGACGGCCACCGCTACATCACCGACCCGGAGTACGAGGAAATTCCGCCGTTGGCGTCGAAAGAGTGGGCGAAAACGCGCGCCGAAGGCGTCGGCGAGACGGCCAACCACGACGTGAGCTTCGGTGTTCCCGACGCCAACGCCGAGGATGCCGACACCGTCCTCCTGTGCGTCGCCGACGACGAGGGCAACGTCGTCTCCTACATCAACTCCCGATTCGCCGGGTTCGGTTCGGGCGTCGTCGCGGGCGATACGGGCATCGCGCTGCAGAACCGCGGCGCGTCGTTCTCGTTGGATCCCGACCACCCCAACTCCCTGGAAGCCGGCAAGCGGCCGTTCCACACGCTCGTTCCCGCCGTCGCCAAACTCGGCGAGGATGACTGGGCGGCGTTCGGCGTGATGGGCGGCTACATGCAACCGCAAGGCCACGTGCAGGTCATCTCGAACGTCGTCGACTACGACCTCTCGATTCAGGCGGCGCTGGATCGGCCGCGCTGGCGCTACCGCGAGGACGGACAGTTAGCCGTCGAGGAGTTCTCCGACGCAGGCGTACCGACGGCGCTCACCCGGATGGGCCACGAGGTCCAGATTCTTGCGCCGCTGATGTTCGGTGGCGCGCAGTTCGTTCGCAACGACGGCGGCGTGCTCTCGGCGGCGACGGAACCCAGAAAGGACGGCAACGCGCTGGGCTACTGAGCCTTCCGCGCCGACCGGCGGTGTGCTGAGCCCCCAGTCGTCAGCGCAGGTCAAGTCATTGAACTGAATGGTATTTCTCACACATTGCAAACGCCTTCGACGGACGTTGCATCGCTCGGCGGAAACCGAGAACATATTTTCACCCCGAGCGTGAATAGGCAGTTGTGACACCTCTACGTCTTCTGTCCCTCCTCACGCGCAGACTGGGTGGTGGTAACGCATGACGCAGCCGATGGGCGACGCCGACGACTCGGGAGTCGTCTCGGAGCTTGGGCGGTTCCGCTCAAGCGCAGTCGCGAGATTGTTCTCCCGCGCCGACGCGCTTTACGTCTCGCCCGTGTTGCTGGCCGGCGTCGCGGTGTACGTTCTGTATCTCACGGTCAACGCCTACCCCGGCTACGGGGCGGGCCTGTACAACCTGATGGGCGAGCAGATTGCGGCCAATGGCTACCTGCCGCCGACGAAGATTCCCTACTACACCGTCGACGGCGTCCCCTTCGCGTATCCGCCGCTGATGTTCTACGTCATCGCCGTGATACGTGACGTGACTGGCGTCGGCCCGTTCGCGCTGGCGCGACTCTTCCCAGGGCTCATCACCATCGCGTATCTCGTGCCGACGTATCTGCTCGCGCGCGACGTGCTCGCCTCCCGCCCGGCGGCGACTGCCGTCGGCCTGCTCGTCGCGCTCAACCCGAAGGTGCTGCAGTGGCACATCACCGCCGGCGGCCTCGTCCGCGCACCGGCGTTTCTGTTCGCCGTCTGCGGTATCTATGCGGGCTATCGACTGTATGCCGCCGTCGAGACGACCGGCTACGACCGCCGGTGGCTCGCCGTCGCCTCGCTCTGTTTCGGGCTGACGCTTCTAACCCACCCGACGTACACGCTCTTTTTCGTCGGCAGTTTCGTCATCCTGTGGCTCTCGCTCGACCGGTCGCTCGCGGGCTTTCTCCGCGGCGGTGTCGTCGCCGCTGGCGGGTTCGCGATCGCGGCGCCGTGGCTCCTCTGGAACGTCTCGACGCACGGCCTTGAGGTATTCACCGCCGCGTCGGGGACCCACGGCGGTATTGGCGGCGGCTTCGCCGTCACCCCGTGGCTCGCGGTTCCGCTCGTTCTGGCGGCGGCGCTGTTTCTCGTGCGGCGGCCGTTCCTCGGCGTCTGGACGGTGGCGGCGGCGCTTCTGTTCCAGCAGGCGCGGTTCGTCGCCTTCGTCGGCACGTTCGGCGTCGTCGCGCTGACGCTCCCGCGCGTCCGAATCGCAGTCACCGACCGAATCCCCCGACCGAATCGCCGGACGGTCGCCGCCGTTGCCATCGCGGCGACGCTGGTCGCCGGTCTCGGCGTCGTCGGCTACTCGATGACCGTCGCCGAACCCTCCATCGCACCTGAGTTCGTCGACGACGACGACGTGGCGGCGATGGAGTGGGTCCACGAGGAGACGCCCGAGGGCGCGACGTTCGTCGTTGTCGGCGACGCTGCCGAGTGGTTCCCAGACGTCAGCAAACGGACGATGACCATCGGTCTGTGGGGCGTCGAGTGGGAAGGCTCCGAGACGTACTCTAAACAAGTGCGACTCTATCGAACCGTGTCGACCTGTGACTCCGCCGACTGCGTCTCGGACACGTTGAACGAAGCCGACGTGACGCCAGAGTACCTCTACGTCCCGAAGGGCACGTACATTGTCCGCGGCAAGCGAACCGGCGGCGGCGACGAACTCGTCGAGTCGCTGATGGTCGCCGACGGCTACGAACCGGCGTACGAGAACGACGGCGTCGTCGTCTTCCGCGTTGTGTCGACTGAGTCGTAATCCGGGCTAATTTCCTTCAAATTCAATTTTCATTTCCCAGTAGCGACTACGAATTCGGACGTATCGCCCTCTCAATGAAAACACTAAGTCGCACCCTCACAGAATGAGTATTCTCGCCGATTTTAATCCACAATCGATTGGCGGTAAAGGTGCGCGCAATAGATGTAGTGTCGGACACTGAACACGAGGTCACTGGTCACGAGAGCCGCGAGTAAGCGCGTCAAATACGCGCTCTTCGACTTTCCGGAGGTGATCTCCTGCGGTCGTGGATGCAATGCCGACGACGGCGGCCACGTCCGCATGTGTCGCCTGACGAGGATTCCTGTAGTACCCGATGTCGACTGCAGCCTCGAGTACTTCCTGCTGGCGTGGTGTCAATCGCCTCGCGAGCGAGGATTCGTCCGGTTCGTACTCCCCATTCTCGATGATCTCGAACGCGACAGCCTCCTCTTCAACGACAGTCTGGAACAGTCGTTGGAACCCCTCGTCGGTTCCCAAGTACGTGACTCGAAGTGAGCCGTCGGATGTGAAGCGGATCGGTGTCTCGATGATAATCTCCGACTCCCGTTGCAGTTCGAGTGAACGCCTTGACACATCCGTCGGCTCAAACTGACTCACTGCCATCCATCGCTCCTCGCCGGCGACAAGGAAATCAATGACGTGTGGCGAATCTCGCATTATCTCCTCATACCGAGCTCGGTCGCCGCTCCCCTCGGCGAACAACAGTACTGTCCCGTCACCGAGGAGTTCGACGTGGTGAATTGCTTCACGCGTGATTGAGGGTTCGTCCGTGAGTCGTTTCCCGAGCGGATGAAAGGAGTTGTGGTTGGAGGGGTGAACGAGGACCGTCAAATATCGCATACGGAGAATCATCGGCGAGAGTATTTAATAAAACGTGGATACGCTGCAGTCGGCGCTTGGTACTCCATCTCGAAGAGAGCAGTATGAGCCGGATGCAACCCGCCGTAGGTCATGATAGAGCTAACGACGGAGGACGGGCACATCGATTTCATGTTTGCTATGCTAGCGCTAAAGTCGGTTACCCGTACGCGGCGATCGATACCTGTCGGAGTCGGCTATGACGCGAAAGACATCCGAAATCGCCATTATCGGGGGCGGGATCTGCGGACTGGTTACGGCTCTCGCGCTCGAACAGCGAGGTTTGTCGCCGACCGTTTACGAAGCGGCCGTCGAGTATCGACCAATCGGTGCCGGACTCCTCTTGCAGACGAACGCACTACTCGTCCTCAACCGCCTCGGAATCGCCGATCGTGTCCGAGACACTGGCGTTGCTCTCGACGATAGTGTCATTCAATCGCCCAGCGGACGAGTGTTGAAACGATTTGACTTAAACCGACTCGAACGCGACGAGTTCGGCTACGGATTCGTAGCGATACATCGTGCCGACCTCCAGGCCATCCTCCTCGATGAACTAGCCACCGATGTGGAAACCGGAATGAAGTGTCATTCGGTCTCTGACACCCATGAGCCGACTGTTCAGTTCAGCGACGGTAGTCACATCCGTCCAGATGTCATCGTTGGAGCAGACGGGATCAACTCGACTGTCCGTGACGCCGTCGCTCCCGACGTCGAACTGGAGGCGATAGATAGCGTCGCATACCGGGCAGTTACGACCGTCGACCTTCCCGAAAAGCACCAAACACGGGGTGTTGAAATCTGGGGGAATGAGGCCTATTCCGGCGGTGCCCCACTCGGCGATGATCGATTCTACTGGTTTGGGACTGCGCCCGGCTCCCTTGCAAACGGTCAGGTCGACCACCTCAAAACGGTAGCTGAACTCCGCAAACAGCTCGCCGCGTATCCCGAACCCATTCCAACGGTACTCGACTCATTGGGTGAAGACGACATCTTCGTCACCGCTCTCAACGAGGTACCTACGCTCAATCAGTGGTATCAGGGATCTGTTTGTCTCGCCGGCGACGCCGCACACGCAATGTTGCCGTTTGCCGGGCAAGGCGCGGCACAGGCAATCGAGGACGGCCTTCTATTGGCTCACTTGCTTTCTGCGACAGATGTCCCATCGGAAGCATTCAAACTGTACGAACAGAAGCGTAAACCGAGAGCTGACCGAATTCGTTCGGAGTCACATCTGCTTGGGAGGCTCGGATCGATCCAATCCCAAATTGGGTCCAGAACGCGCAATTTAGCGGTCGAACTTGTGCCTGACGTCCTCTTTCAGCGCGCCCGTCGACAGCGAGCATCGTGTACGCCACTCCCGTAAGTCGTTTTGACTAAATCCCCTCGGCATGGCCTCGTGTGAGGAGAGATACGCACCGAATTTGGGACGCCAGTGGATTTCGAGACACCGATAGTACAATTGACGTACTGCCGGTATGAAAACTCTCGCTTCTCGATGTGGTCTCTCTTCCATGTAATGGTGGAACGACCACTCTGTCCGCCTAACTCAATCGTCTGCACCGTCGCGCACCAACCGCGCGACAGCCGCGTCGTCGAGTCGGTCGAACTCACCCGCCTGCACGCCCCATAGCGTCGCGTACAATCCGCCGAGCGAAACGAGTTCGTCGTGCGTCCCCCGTTCGACGACGCGCCCGCCTTCGAGGACCAGAATCCGGTCGGCGCGGCGGATCGTCGAGAGGCGGTGCGCGATGACGAGCGTCGTCCGGTTCTTGGTCAGGCGGGTTAGCGCCCGCTGGATGAGCAGTTCCGTCTCGGTGTCGACCGCCGAGGTGGCCTCGTCCAACACGAGCACGTCCGGATCCTGTAACATTGCGCGAGCGATGGAGAGGCGCTGACGCTGGCCGCCCGAGAGCTTTATCCCGCGCTCGCCGATGCGGGTGTCGTAGCCCTCGGGGAGGTCAGTGACGAACGCATGGGCCTCTGCGGCTTTCGCGGCGTCGACCATCTCCGCCTCCGTCGCGTCGAACGCGCCGTAGGTGAGGTTCTCTCTGACCGAACCGTCGAAGAGGTAGACGTCCTGGCTCACGTAGCCGACAGCGCGGCGGAGGCTGTCGAGCGTCGCGTCGCGCACGTCAATCCCGTCGACGCGGACTGCACCCTCGGTCACATCGTAGAGTCGGAGCAACAGTTTCGCGGCCGTCGACTTTCCCGCGCCCGTGGGTCCGACGAGCGCGACCGTCTCGCCGGGTTCGGCGACGAAGTTCACGTCGGAGAGGACGGGGCGGTCCTCCTCGTAGGCGAAGGAGACGTCGTCGTATTCGATGCGGCCCTCGACGCGCCCGAGGTCGACGGCGTTTTCCTCATCTCCGACGGTGACGGGGAGGTCAGTCAACCCGAAGATGCGCTCGCCAGAGGCGCGGGCGTTCTCGTAGGAGTTGACGATGCGGCCCGCGCCCGCCAGCGGGTCGACGAATCGCTGGGTCATAAAGAGAAACGTGACGAACTCGCCGACTTGCAGGCCCGGACCGCCCAGCGGACCCGTGGACCCGGTGACCAGCCAGTAGCCGCCGATGGCGAACGTCGCGGCGAACGCGACGTTGGCGGCCAGTTCCATTCCCGGTTGGTAGAAGTACTCCAGTTTGGCGACCGCCCACGTCTTCAGGTAGTAGTCCCACGAGGCGTCTTCGATGCGGCCGTCCTCGTACGTCTCGGTGTTGGAGGTCTTGATGACCTCGATGCCCGAGAGGTTGTTCTCCAGTCGAGTGTTGAGCGCGCCGACGCTCGCGCGGAGCGCCCGGTAGCGCGGCCGAATCGTCCGCATGAACGCGACGGTGAACACCACCAGAACGGGCATGGCGACGAG
This genomic stretch from Haloprofundus salilacus harbors:
- a CDS encoding DUF2270 domain-containing protein, producing the protein MNDHSSPVDSLDDEDEEVAAEFAHDAEALLSTIPHYYRGEVSQANNAQNRIDQTTNWVVTIIAALLSVVFAGPGISPNLLLVGIVILAIFLSYEARRYRFYDLYRSRVRIVQQNVFANALDPKGVEHSEWREELGRDLRYPTFKVTMLEALSRRIRRIYGLLFVIVGITWVVKVTILTPEAAWFDDGALPGIPGTVVAAVLLVVYLCLAVVAFWPNAREAAGEIYGEEPGKWKRD
- a CDS encoding TrmB family transcriptional regulator codes for the protein MDTDQLRSTLERTGLTQYEADAYIATVELGSAPATEIADACGVPQARIYDVLRNLESDGYIETYQQGSLHARAHDPSAVVGDLQAYAETVTNAAAEIRDRWERPTVENHRVSVLKPLSSIFDRAREAIEDAENELQLALTPAQFDLFRDVLSAAVDRGVVVKLTLTPESSGDSVDEREFAFAGVATEVRLRTLPTPFLVLADRIHVCFAPEAPLHPNHEYGVLVNDYSLSRVFDSHFQTAFWETWEPLYSARDGSLPATYTNIRECIRDIHDDVEAGRKVTLTVTGQDRTGRQKRELTGRVADVNYVAGDGDAGPLLSSFVEAATLELDTGDEVVSVGGWGALVEDIEGQRFVVGKIE
- a CDS encoding PQQ-binding-like beta-propeller repeat protein, encoding MVSRRSLLQSGVVAGLVGLSGCTTLSPSPVDTVWRYELGRAIGGKPFQIQPTVLDDSIVVNDFHTVAVLETDGVERWSHEYEPTSVNGNERRYDNYLVTGVGADSERVYVPEAEGLTAFDIDDGDRLWQSEARPPDGVSLLATESTVFSAGIAFEPDTGEERWDVERLIEGPGPLITDGRALFGDLQGRLHVIDIESGDHHWRFDILEDWIQCRPATDGETIFFGSGTTDLEEGRCYAFSDTGDRRWMRSLDAAVHSTLSVVDGRLFVATHRGSVYALDSDDGTELWKFTGQNTLNSLFGRRSMTSMQADFSPTVVNDKLYVVDPNGTLSVLDAATGERHNRYEAPSNGFRTAPIVDGDRLYLRTPTDLFAVERPLD
- a CDS encoding gamma-glutamyltransferase family protein, which translates into the protein MDTSNLDSFTSRRSTVYGRRGVVSTSQPLAAQAGITTLQEGGNAFDAAVATAAALNVVEPTSTGLGGDVFALYRTADDEVGAMRSCGGAPSGTSIEKVREAISEADEETRSSWYPASRGYAVDSAEDAGMPFLGPHAVTVPGTARGWETTVEELGRLTLGEVLQPAIEYANNGYPVTEVVSAQWQHGEELFKSEHARDAYLFDGKAPETGDMASLPKLGATMERIAEEGADVVYEGDIAETIASEIQDLGGFMTVDDLADFEPEFIDPVSTTYNGAEIYELPPNNQGLIALEALNIAEELGASEHPLDSAERVHYFAEAMKLAFHDGHRYITDPEYEEIPPLASKEWAKTRAEGVGETANHDVSFGVPDANAEDADTVLLCVADDEGNVVSYINSRFAGFGSGVVAGDTGIALQNRGASFSLDPDHPNSLEAGKRPFHTLVPAVAKLGEDDWAAFGVMGGYMQPQGHVQVISNVVDYDLSIQAALDRPRWRYREDGQLAVEEFSDAGVPTALTRMGHEVQILAPLMFGGAQFVRNDGGVLSAATEPRKDGNALGY
- a CDS encoding ArnT family glycosyltransferase produces the protein MTQPMGDADDSGVVSELGRFRSSAVARLFSRADALYVSPVLLAGVAVYVLYLTVNAYPGYGAGLYNLMGEQIAANGYLPPTKIPYYTVDGVPFAYPPLMFYVIAVIRDVTGVGPFALARLFPGLITIAYLVPTYLLARDVLASRPAATAVGLLVALNPKVLQWHITAGGLVRAPAFLFAVCGIYAGYRLYAAVETTGYDRRWLAVASLCFGLTLLTHPTYTLFFVGSFVILWLSLDRSLAGFLRGGVVAAGGFAIAAPWLLWNVSTHGLEVFTAASGTHGGIGGGFAVTPWLAVPLVLAAALFLVRRPFLGVWTVAAALLFQQARFVAFVGTFGVVALTLPRVRIAVTDRIPRPNRRTVAAVAIAATLVAGLGVVGYSMTVAEPSIAPEFVDDDDVAAMEWVHEETPEGATFVVVGDAAEWFPDVSKRTMTIGLWGVEWEGSETYSKQVRLYRTVSTCDSADCVSDTLNEADVTPEYLYVPKGTYIVRGKRTGGGDELVESLMVADGYEPAYENDGVVVFRVVSTES
- a CDS encoding helix-turn-helix domain-containing protein, whose protein sequence is MRYLTVLVHPSNHNSFHPLGKRLTDEPSITREAIHHVELLGDGTVLLFAEGSGDRARYEEIMRDSPHVIDFLVAGEERWMAVSQFEPTDVSRRSLELQRESEIIIETPIRFTSDGSLRVTYLGTDEGFQRLFQTVVEEEAVAFEIIENGEYEPDESSLARRLTPRQQEVLEAAVDIGYYRNPRQATHADVAAVVGIASTTAGDHLRKVEERVFDALTRGSRDQ
- a CDS encoding FAD-dependent monooxygenase, encoding MTRKTSEIAIIGGGICGLVTALALEQRGLSPTVYEAAVEYRPIGAGLLLQTNALLVLNRLGIADRVRDTGVALDDSVIQSPSGRVLKRFDLNRLERDEFGYGFVAIHRADLQAILLDELATDVETGMKCHSVSDTHEPTVQFSDGSHIRPDVIVGADGINSTVRDAVAPDVELEAIDSVAYRAVTTVDLPEKHQTRGVEIWGNEAYSGGAPLGDDRFYWFGTAPGSLANGQVDHLKTVAELRKQLAAYPEPIPTVLDSLGEDDIFVTALNEVPTLNQWYQGSVCLAGDAAHAMLPFAGQGAAQAIEDGLLLAHLLSATDVPSEAFKLYEQKRKPRADRIRSESHLLGRLGSIQSQIGSRTRNLAVELVPDVLFQRARRQRASCTPLP